One window of Marinomonas primoryensis genomic DNA carries:
- a CDS encoding putative nucleotidyltransferase substrate binding domain-containing protein: protein MDVELTEILEALCQHSPFNEIAEDPQLNDMTKEIEIQYVRAGEWVIAPSALNNTLFFIRSGAIEVLSKEEKLIRRMNEGELFGYASLLRGGKSSQSMRTIEDSLLYCIPARWFLKLYEENDTFSDFFQLAREVRLRVAMDSQNSDVSLMTCPVISLLRRPPISTHIDSDIRLAAQIMSEHRVSSLLITDNDELIGIVTDRDLRTRAVAKGLAYDTPISSIMTRDPIVMDSRDYASEAVLKMMARNVHHIPIIKNGRPIGVVSTGDIIQKESHGSVYLISDIFKQSNIEGLQAISHKMTHTFNQLVVADANTQMIGNAMTHIGTAFVKRLLQLGEEKFGPAPVPYCFIALGSQAREEQTIKTDQDNALILSDKYDESLHGEYFKNLSDWVCKNLDLCGYTLCTGDIMASNLRWRQPLNVWKENFSEWIQKPKAEALLRLSIFFDLRGIYGDKTLAKQLNQHIRKEAKQHSGFLTFMARNANQRKPPLGFFRQFVLDGEGKQSRTFNLKERGIAPIIDIVRVHALACGSDKLNTLERIEDIEAAGLLPDGRAKDLALALEMIGMVRIRNQKDQIEAGEEPNNNVNPENLSSFEKRHLRDAFHIVSRQQEFIKFRYAGKRS, encoded by the coding sequence ATGGACGTCGAATTAACAGAGATACTCGAAGCACTTTGTCAGCACTCGCCTTTCAATGAGATTGCCGAAGACCCGCAACTCAATGATATGACCAAAGAAATAGAGATTCAGTATGTTAGAGCAGGAGAGTGGGTAATCGCTCCCAGTGCGTTAAATAATACACTTTTCTTTATTCGTAGTGGCGCGATTGAAGTACTCAGCAAAGAAGAAAAATTAATTCGACGTATGAATGAAGGCGAGTTATTTGGCTACGCCTCTCTCTTACGTGGTGGAAAATCGTCACAATCGATGCGCACCATAGAAGACAGTTTACTGTATTGCATTCCAGCCCGTTGGTTTCTCAAGCTGTACGAGGAAAACGATACTTTTTCTGATTTTTTCCAACTAGCCCGAGAAGTGCGTCTGCGCGTTGCGATGGATTCACAAAACTCAGATGTATCCTTAATGACCTGCCCAGTGATCAGTTTATTAAGACGACCTCCTATTAGCACACATATTGACTCTGATATTCGTCTAGCAGCACAAATCATGTCAGAGCATCGAGTCTCCAGTTTATTGATTACCGATAATGATGAGCTCATCGGCATCGTCACAGACCGCGACTTGCGCACCCGAGCCGTTGCCAAAGGCCTTGCTTACGACACCCCTATTTCCAGTATCATGACACGGGATCCCATTGTCATGGACAGCCGTGATTACGCCTCGGAAGCCGTGTTAAAAATGATGGCGCGTAATGTTCACCATATCCCCATTATTAAAAATGGCCGCCCTATCGGCGTCGTGAGTACTGGTGACATCATCCAAAAAGAGAGCCATGGCAGCGTCTATTTAATCAGCGATATTTTCAAACAAAGCAACATCGAAGGCTTACAAGCCATTAGCCATAAGATGACGCACACCTTTAACCAGCTCGTCGTCGCAGACGCCAATACTCAAATGATAGGTAATGCCATGACGCACATTGGTACGGCCTTTGTAAAGCGTCTCTTACAGCTTGGTGAGGAAAAATTTGGCCCAGCACCTGTCCCCTATTGTTTTATTGCCCTTGGCTCACAGGCAAGAGAAGAACAAACCATCAAAACGGATCAAGATAACGCCCTAATTTTAAGCGATAAATACGATGAGTCATTGCATGGGGAATACTTCAAAAATCTGAGCGACTGGGTTTGTAAAAACCTCGACCTTTGCGGCTACACGCTTTGCACTGGTGACATCATGGCATCTAACCTACGCTGGCGTCAGCCTCTTAACGTATGGAAAGAGAACTTCAGCGAGTGGATTCAAAAACCCAAAGCAGAAGCGCTACTGCGTCTGTCTATCTTCTTTGATTTACGAGGGATCTACGGCGATAAAACCTTAGCAAAACAGCTAAATCAACATATACGCAAAGAAGCCAAGCAACACTCTGGTTTTTTAACCTTTATGGCTCGTAATGCCAATCAACGAAAACCGCCGTTGGGATTTTTTAGACAGTTTGTCTTAGATGGTGAAGGCAAGCAGTCACGCACTTTTAACCTCAAGGAAAGAGGCATTGCGCCGATTATTGATATCGTCCGCGTGCATGCCCTTGCTTGTGGCAGCGACAAGCTCAACACACTAGAGCGTATCGAAGATATTGAAGCCGCCGGTTTGTTACCTGATGGTCGTGCCAAAGACCTTGCTTTGGCGTTAGAAATGATCGGCATGGTTCGCATTCGAAATCAGAAAGATCAAATAGAAGCTGGTGAAGAACCTAATAACAACGTCAATCCTGAAAACTTGTCTTCATTCGAAAAACGCCATTTACGAGACGCTTTTCACATCGTTTCTCGCCAACAAGAGTTTATTAAATTCCGCTACGCTGGAAAGCGCAGTTAA